The DNA sequence GTAAAATCTTCCGTGAGAAAGTATAGGTATTCCCATCCAAGAACGGAAGCCTGCCCCTATTGCAGCATCTTTTCTTTTTAGTTCCGTATCAGTTACGAGATCCGGTATAAAATATAATTTTCCCGATTCACTTACCTTCTTTAATATACCTTCTTTCGTGCTGAAAAACTTATTTATAGATTCTTTTCGGAATATAAGTTGAAGATCCGAATCATAAACAAACGGATCTTCTTCATTTATATAAACAGTATCTCCATTGGATCTCCAGATTTGTCCGTAAGTCCATGCAGTATTTTTAATCAATGTTTTGAGTACTTTCTCGAACGCAGAACTTAGGGTATCTGAACTAGAAATATCCCAGAGTAAACTTTCTCCTATTGCCCGGGAGATTTCTTGATTCGTTTCGGGAGCTTGGCTCGGAACCCCTTGTTCCGATAGTTTGTTACTCTTTCCCGAGGACATTCTACCTAGGGTACTATTGTTAACCGAATTTGGAAAGAATTTCTGGGATTTTTTCGGGATGAACGGGTTTAGAATAATAATAACCTTGGCCTACATCACAGCCGGCTTCTTTCATTAGTCTTTCTACTTCTGCAGTCTCTATACCCTCTGCAACGACATTCATTCCTAACTTATGCCCTAAATCAACGGAGGCCTGACAAATAAACAAGGATTCCCTATCCCTTGGGGAATCCATCACGAAAGACTTGTCTATCTTCAATTCAGTGAATGGAAATCTATGTAATTGTTTCAGGGAAGAATAACCTGTGCCGAAATCATCAATGGAAAGGCCGATCCCACGAATCCTAAGCCTGGTCAAAATATCCTGAGTAAAACGGATGTTCTCCAAAAAGCCTGTTTCAGTGATCTCCATTTGGAATTGGCTTTGAGGTATCCCTTTGTTCTTAATTTTAGCGAGGATCCTTTCAGGAAAATCCAACTCTGTCAAAGTTACAGGAGAAACGTTAACCGCAACACGAAGCTTCCTGCCATTTGTATGCCAGATCCTTGTCTCATCTAACGCAAGATCAATGATCTTCTCTGTCATTAGATTTAAGATGGTAGTTTCTTTTTCCATCAGAGGTAAAAAAGAATCAGGGAATACCAATCCTAGTTTGGGATGATTCCATCTTACCAGTGCCTCGAAACCTTCTACCCTTCCCGTTTTTAGATCGAACTTAGGTTGGTAGAATAATACGAACTGATCAGAACGAACCGCGTCTAAAACTTCTTCCTTTTCGAAAGTAGGGCCT is a window from the Leptospira andrefontaineae genome containing:
- a CDS encoding EAL domain-containing response regulator, with amino-acid sequence MTDVRNSKKLLILDDEEEIAKILGEIAVDCGFEVSLSHTAPDFLDQVDPSFDCVILDLMIPGMDGVDVIRFLSEKDVHPDVILISGADRRTLHSAETLAGEYGLHIAAVMEKPIRVSDIRNTLSAIAEKESDISSRTKTGGKGKSGPTFEKEEVLDAVRSDQFVLFYQPKFDLKTGRVEGFEALVRWNHPKLGLVFPDSFLPLMEKETTILNLMTEKIIDLALDETRIWHTNGRKLRVAVNVSPVTLTELDFPERILAKIKNKGIPQSQFQMEITETGFLENIRFTQDILTRLRIRGIGLSIDDFGTGYSSLKQLHRFPFTELKIDKSFVMDSPRDRESLFICQASVDLGHKLGMNVVAEGIETAEVERLMKEAGCDVGQGYYYSKPVHPEKIPEILSKFG